The Haliotis asinina isolate JCU_RB_2024 chromosome 2, JCU_Hal_asi_v2, whole genome shotgun sequence genomic interval TTTGAACAGCATTATTCGCAGAATTATGCACTCACAGCTTTATTCACTCACCGGACTGTGTTATTGTACCAAGGTGCAGGTGTTGTCGCCACTAAGGTTCATAACTGTGGAGGTGCCAGTCGAAGCAGCCCAGACACAGACCTGTACACCTGTGAAGGAAACTCATCGGGACTACCTCTACCCTTCCAACACAAAGATGTGTGAGTACTGGAAGATTAATCTGCTTGACAGGTTAACTGCAGTTAGTTAAGCTGTTACTTCGAATTTTTGCTTTCAGCATCAAGTTTTGAATCTTTgtcatacaaactaaatgttaaatTAAGGAAGAATTAAATGGGAATTATGCTGACTTGCATTCATCAATTCCATGCATATGTAATACACAGCTGATGACGAAATATTGAAGTGGTTATTTATGTTCTCGGATCGTTGAAGGTTAGTAACCTACAATCCATTTAATATAAGTTATAGAAGTTAATGTGACTGTCATCAAGACTTCCAAattcaaacattattttcagaattGAATTTACTTTTTCAACAAGCAACGGTGGGTATGTAAAGGTCAGGAACAAGGAGAGTAACACCCTAGTCACGTACTACTACAACGGTGCCACTCAGACCCACACCTTCATTTTGTCCATAGACCTAGTGGATCCCTATCACTGTACTGGTACTGCTGCATGTGTTGGCAGCATGCTCACTGCTCCTGATGTTATCAAGACTGTAAGTAAATGACCACAGTTACATTTCACACCTGATGGTAATGGTTACAGGAAGAATGATTCCATGCCTTATTTCAGTCCACAGTGAACCTTCACTGGAGTGACTGGTCAGATGATGATGGAGGAGTCGACTACTTTGTGAGGGACGTGTATGAACTACATGCTGTTGAAGATGTACTCGAAGATAAACATCGTGTTGACACTACAACGTTGACGAACTCAACGGTGAGGAAGTTGTTAAGGTTAAAAAAGATCAACTTGTTTGCCAGTGTTAGTGTGCGTGAATTACCGTCAGAAATTGTTTACTAGAACAGTAATACTAGAACAGTGATCATTTAGATGATGTTGAACTGTATGGTGGTTACGTGTTCAGTGAACATATTGATGTATTGTTTCCATAATCAATGTTTCAGACGTCCAACAGCTACACATTCACTATGGCGGGCATATACTCTGCTGTCCTAACAGCCTAcgacaagggaggtaatcacAGGAGTGCCAGAAGAATATTGATGCATGATAGAACTTCAACTGTAACAACACAAGCAAATACATCTCTTCGCGTGATAACAGCATCATCAGCAACAGCAAAATGGCAAACTACGTCATCTGCAGTAACAGTAGACTGGACCAACAGATACATCAACACAGTCCATCACAACAACAAGTGGCTCCTGGGCGTCGCTTCTTTTGGTGACATGGGCTCGGACTATGATGACAACGAAGGAGACAGAACTATTGCTGCCATCAACAATGTTCAGGGTAGACGCACTTCAGTAGTTTGTTTCTTAACAACAGACATACCTTCTTGAATCTAACGACGCAACATACATTTACCATACCATGCGACAGCCGTTCATTGGTACATATACTCTAGAAGACTCCAATCatgttgaatgtttttcaaCGTTTAACACTGAGATCACAGTGGCTTCCCCTCCTCTGATAAACGAGTATGTCATTAATATTCAACAGGTATAACACGATTCTTGTCATCATACAAAGTGGACCACCAAGGAGGGTCTTCCATCACCAGTAAACCAGATAATAACATGTTCATCAGTCAAGGTCTGAATCAGTCACAGACCATAACGCCCTCACTAATGGACGGTGACACTCTACGCTTTTGGGTACGAGCCTATGACATTAGACGGGAATTCCTTGAAGAACATGTGACAGTCAACATAGACACATCACCTCCAGCCATAGAGAACCTATGCCTCAACACAACCGAGAGTCTCAACATCAGTATAACTCGGGTGGAGGAACTACATGATGTAATGTAAGAATGTTAAAAGTAGTTTTTCCAATGTATCATTAAGCAACTAGTTTCTCACGTTTCTCCAAAACAATTACATTTTATGCTGaatgtttgaaaagtgaaatacGTCATAAATATAAAGTTATGGCGTATCTGTTTTACTCAAACATAAATCCgaaaatgaattgaaacattgtgtgtgtgtgtttatctgACTATAGAATGGAGTTTGATGTGCGCGATGAAGACAGTGGAGTGGAAACTTTGGAATGGAGAATCCTAGAAAAACGACAAGAAGGAGACATTGCTCTAGCTGCCCATGGTATCTCGGTTCAAAGATATGGAGTATGTCATTGTTTTCTGTTGGTATCCAAAGTTAGATGATACAATGTCGTCAGTGACTAAGAGAACTAACCATGCGTTTCACACATTAGTACTCCTGGCTTTTTGAACTTGAACAAACCAAACTCAATATCTCAAAAGTATTTACTGTACTGGTATTACATGATATTGCTTATGTTCATGAATGACGGTTACAGACTCGGGATGACTGCAACACCATGAATGATCCAAGGGATGGTAACTGTTATTGTTTTGAGCAACCAACTGAACCGCAATAGGAAGTTATTCTACAGTTGCACTGTATTATATTGTATAATTTGATAAATGATTCCAGACTCCGGATGACTGCAACACCATGCATGATGCAAGAGATGGTAACTGTTATTGTACTCCAGCTGGCACATGTTATCATCCCCATTTCCAAGTGAATCCAGCCCTGGCAGATATCAGGGACGTCAAACTGGCTGAAGAAAAGGAATACTGGTTTGAAGTCTCAGCTTCAAATCATGCTAAACTCAAAACTAAACAGGAAGTAAAGGTATTAATAGCTAAATTCTTAAACGAACCGGTTTGTTTGTATATGGCATCAGTCAAACTTGCTAATGTCCTTGGCTTGACCAATTTTGATGACGCAGTCATCACTTCTTTGTAttttagaaaatgaaaaatagaaaaacagtATTCACACGTTTCATGCCAATAAAACATCTGTAACGTCCCCCTGGCTTTGGCAGAAGAATATAGAGTAAGCACTCTATATAGTAAGTTTTGCTTCAGTAACGAAACTGTTAGGCCTTTATTGAATCTCCTTCTTCAAGCTTGCTGCAGTCATAAAGTATGGATGTTGTTTCATAGCATAGTgtcacctacatctacatcaagGAGACTAACTCTGTACTTTCAGATATACCCGGAAGCAAGTAGTCAATTTTTTACTCATCAACTATGTCAAATGACTTGGCATAACAACTGGATTTAACATCAAATCTTAAATTTCACAATTGCTTGCATACTCAGTTATACAAAGTCTTTCGTCAGTATCACAATCAGATACATAGGAGCACCAGTTGCAACACACTGACTAGGCGCATTGTTATTTCTTTCATAATCCTTTCTATTGATATTGACATGACAAAGTTGTGACTTTGTACCATGGTCTTGTCTAGAGACAACATAGTCAGTATTGCTAACAATTTTATCATGGTGACCCATGATGCACATGGTGCATAATGGTTGACCTAGAACTGGAAAAATGCACGAGCTGCATTGTCTGCAATGATGAAACATTGTCCAACAAACTCTGGACTTAGGATGATATGCACAAGTCGGAGTCTTGTCTAAGCTCACCCGAATTCCCATTAGGATGAAATTGGAGTTATGATCTGTATGAATAGTCCTGTGGAAACTAAGTAACAGTAACCTTGTACTGATTGCCTGGCAAAAGATTAGGCGAAAGACCAGCACAATCAGTCATTGCTCTTTATTCTTGTCCTGGAAATCTGTCACAACCAATTATTGTTCAGAAAGTACCGACGATCTTGACGTTTGTTCAAGACCTGGAATGGGCTTCAGTGAGTGATATTTATGATTTGATTTGCCAACCATCTGACATGCAAAGAAGATTTTGCGCAATGCAGCCACAGCATGACGTAGattagtttgttttaaaaatggGCTAAGTTGTTCTCACAAGATTTGTTTACACCAAGGTGACCTGACCAAAGGAATTCCATGTACGAAACTCAAACTTATTTTAGAATTTTTCAGAACATTCGGATACATTTTCAGCAAGTACATCTGGTGCCCTCTGAATCCTCATCTAAACGCTATCCCTAAAATAACTACAAACAAGAACACTTTGTCAGCTTCTTCTACGAAGATGGACGTGTGTATTGGAAAGAACTTTAAATCCTTCTCTCCGTAACTTAACCAGCTGATCCCGGTCCAAGACAGGATTCTCAACCAAACTGTCAGTGTTTCTCATCCGAAACTTAAGATAGCTTCAGAGACACGCATGTGAGAAGAATGGCTATCTTTCgactataaatatatatgccCTGGCTTATGCATGTATTGCAAGTAGGTACTGACCAACTAGAGTAGAACTTGACATTCTCTCAACAAACTCAGAACCAGACTTTGAAACGTTTGAACGAGAAATAAAATTCTTTCCTTGGTTCTACCCCTATGAACCCCTGCCTGAATCACTGACTGTGTAGCCTCGTAAGCTTGTGAATAATCATCAGTGCAATTAGCAGTCTGGTGCAATCCATCTACTTTCATAATAAGTCTGAATGTCTTCCGAGACAGGCTACCTAAATTCTTTTGTCATTTAGTCCAAATTGTTTCataaattactattattatttgtatttgaacgggtttttttattttgccATCTTGGATGTTATGCTTGGATGATATTCCCTCATGACAATGCTATTACCAGATCATTTAGTTTCAGGTAATCTATTCTACGGAACTAAATCTTGTACTGGTGCTGTCGGCTACTGTGTCCCCGGTGGTTGCAACTGCTAGCATCATCGTTGGAATTGTTGTCTGGAAGAGGAGACGAAGGTACTATATTCTCTTGCAACGCCTTCTAAAGTCAATGACCTGTGCACTTAACATTGTCGATATGAAGACCCAGTTTGAAGAACCATAATGATGAAGTTACTTCGCAAAGTGAACTGACTAGATCCATACATCTTCGTAGTGTCTGCCTGCTCAATAGATTGCTGACTGGTTTGAAATACTGGCATTTTATTACAAATCGGGCATAATCACAAATGAATATCATTTCACAACCATTTTCAAAAATGTACCCGCATTATACTACACTGTAAATAAACCagattttaaatatttgtgCTCATTTGTGAATGAAGAATTTGACATTGCTTCTAACAAGCTGAGAGATGTTCAGGGATCGTAAGACAACAGTGACGAGGAAGAAATTCGCAAGTGAGTTTTATTCAGAATGACCTGACCTGGTGTACTGATTTATCAGGTGTAGTATGTGTTTCAGTGAGTTATTTCACGTTcatatattgatgtttatttcaggGGTCAACCTGAGATCTCTGATCAAGCTGTATACTACAACACGGGACCGTTTAGAAAGGGTCAGTCTAAGAGGAATAGCACTAAAGAGAACGGACATCAACATGAAGAAAATGGACAACAATCTAATGCTGCGACTTATGACAAGCTTGATCTCACCTTACGCGATAGAGGCCCGGGGGAAGACCCATACTGTTCTATACGGACACATGGGACGGCCGAAACAAATATATACGAACCTATTGAATGTCAGATTTACGAAAATTTGGCCTACGACCAAGTGTTACCTTCCACATTGCACACGGATGACACAGAAGAACCAACCTGAATATGACCAATTACAAATTAATCACTGGTAAATACGTTCTaaagaaatattcaaatgtCTGTTTAATTTACTTGTAATATCGTAGTTTGAATTGGTTTTAAGCAGTCTTCACTTGTTGGAATAGTGTAACCTTAAATACCAAATATGTGATAACGGCAAAGGAAACAATTGTTAAAGGAACAATGCGGAGATATAGAGATACACTTTCACTACCTAGTGTGTACTTATTGTGGTGTTCGCGGTTATCTGCTCACCTTCATCCGTTTGTTCACTGTCACTTTGGTCCACCAGGTGTTCCTTTATCACACTCACTACCCCACAGCTTCATTATATACTCGTTGGGGATAATCTTGTTGTTTTCGtacattaaaacaaatgcaATATTTTTATGACCGATCCTTTCATCAACGTCATGACAGGATTTATATGGTTTCAAAATGTGCGAGACGATATCAAAGCTACATTCATCTAAAAATGTTCTTTTGGATTGTTTAATTGCTAGAATGGTTTACTTTTCCATATTAGTTTTATACCCATATCTGTGATGCCCTAgaattttactgtccatcgtgacaggtttcattcttcaaaatgttttcatttttctcatataAATTGATTTCGTCACGACatgactgagatattgccgaagtgacgttaaattttaaatcacttactcactcttttCGTTTTGAATATTTGAGCATTTTGACGTTTCACGTATCAAATGATAATTTGACAAATGAAactggggttagggttagaatGTGTCTGTACACGAGTCATCGGTGTTGGAGACGAGTTTCGCTATCACTGTAATTGTTACGTTTTGCCAATTATCTCTGAAGTCTCTCCAGATCTCTATTGAATAGACATTCTGTAGAGTATTGCACATACCCATATGCTGTTTTGCCGTTGTAGAAGTGTTCTTTGGTACAAAAATATACTGTTCTGTGTTTCACTTGCATTCTGTGTACGTTCTGTGTGTATTCAAAACTTTACAGATTGTCCTTGAGTTTGATGGTTAAGCATCGTTAGAGAGCCGAGGGAGACGAGTCCCAGATGAGAGTCAACTGGCTTAGAAATTTGATTTAATTGTACTTTACAAATACGTGTGATCCCACATATAGCATTTTTACATCTTGACCAGTTTCTGTACTCATTGAAAGGAACGCCAGTGAGGCTAAAGCTTGTTTTCTTAGCGGTCAGGCTTCATAGGGGACGTAACTCTAGTAGTCATAGCTCAGCATCCCATTCGCCTTCAAGATTTGCGGTAGGGTTCACGTCAACGTCGCCATACATCTTCTAATTATCTATTTATCCTTATGGAAACTTCCATACTGAACAGTTTTTCTTGATTACACATATGGATAGGCTTCGTATATCCATCCCATTAATAATTCATTGAATGAGATGTACATTCTTGGTTCGAATCCAGTATTATGTATGATATCCCAGGAACTATTTGGGCACGATGCAAGTTACCGGGCGCCTTATATCGTGAGTCTCCGAATATCAATACTATACATTATTAACTTAAGTCTATGGATTTGTTCTGACATATTTTGTTGCTGTAGCAGATGGAACCTGtctgggaacaccagaagtaGCTTCCAGAATATATATGTTACTTCGACAGCTGTTGAAGGTTAAACACGCTACTGACAACAATGGGTTTGTACGTACTCAATAACTGTTTAAATATTACACTGATGCCTACATGATTTACAGCTGTACATATGTCTGCAGGTATGAAACCTTAACCAAGTATTAcaatcaagaccaaagccattTGTGTTTGGCACCGTGCTTCGTTCCTGAGACTGGCCGGTTTTTGTGAAGATATGCTTGTATTGCCGGTGTCTCTATCATTAAACTAATACCATTGATTGTGAGGGTTCGGTGTGTGTATGTTTCTTGGTGTTCAAAAGTCCTGATTACAAACTCAAAGCCAATACTGAATGGGAAAACCAACTACACAGAAAACCAACTACACACAGACAGTGAATATTCCCAAGATAGAATGAGAAGCAACAATTCCCCTGACGACAATTAgacatatataataataataaatcatCACGATAATTATGTATAATTAGTGAAACTGTCCGTCAAGAATTAATTGCTACAATTATTACCGATTAAATGAAGAATGACAGTTCTGATATCTCATGAGGAAATCTGTTTGAAATCACTTCAAATACCACAACGAGATGGTTTATCAATGGCATGTCAAGTACAGCTGAATCAAGCTACGACGGCATCAACACGAGAACGGACAGCTTGCTCCTGTCTTTCGTGAGGCAGCGCCGGCTATTTCCGTAGATACAGTTCGACCACGATTTAACTAACCGACACAGCTATGTCCCTTTGTGTGTTTCTTAAACCCCGGAGTAGTCACATGGTTTTATATAAAATTATTCGTCTGTACTACCCACGCAACGGTATCGAGTGAGCGGTCTTCTGAAGCCAGACACACGGTTTGAATTAGGTGGGAGGTTTAAATGTGCATACTTGTGGTGCAGCTCTGTTATGTGTTGTATCT includes:
- the LOC137274162 gene encoding uncharacterized protein, yielding MNVIPAGQNTAVRLTDKIWSERWQRGDTMSVQYYVMFWVCTLVVWNYSTGLQENGKNVETVITYRSSRYTTACGFLNWHRCSRYRQRSNKSLRCRPGYRTTDNKGCPHPVCDNEINPIACNIDYRTSHIVYSNGTTQYKSGGNCTSPGICTNCNEGFYPSRERCRMCGAINNCPLETCTSSSNQMCSRCEGVVLDQAGYRAYVASSDNRTCIQACSWRSDSTRCYPGTCRNEYASNCACSSGFTGKHCQTITAKPAINQNLLRLTASNGDTTEAPPGINSGPSQSISWSNINSPSRMYYKFTAKYKMVSPSKHNFIEDFRVGIVNGSATFKLKRGAGVVATKVHNCGGASRSSPDTDLYTCEGNSSGLPLPFQHKDVIEFTFSTSNGGYVKVRNKESNTLVTYYYNGATQTHTFILSIDLVDPYHCTGTAACVGSMLTAPDVIKTSTVNLHWSDWSDDDGGVDYFVRDVYELHAVEDVLEDKHRVDTTTLTNSTTSNSYTFTMAGIYSAVLTAYDKGGNHRSARRILMHDRTSTVTTQANTSLRVITASSATAKWQTTSSAVTVDWTNRYINTVHHNNKWLLGVASFGDMGSDYDDNEGDRTIAAINNVQGITRFLSSYKVDHQGGSSITSKPDNNMFISQGLNQSQTITPSLMDGDTLRFWVRAYDIRREFLEEHVTVNIDTSPPAIENLCLNTTESLNISITRVEELHDVIMEFDVRDEDSGVETLEWRILEKRQEGDIALAAHGISVQRYGTPDDCNTMHDARDGNCYCTPAGTCYHPHFQVNPALADIRDVKLAEEKEYWFEVSASNHAKLKTKQEVKFQVIYSTELNLVLVLSATVSPVVATASIIVGIVVWKRRRRGQPEISDQAVYYNTGPFRKGQSKRNSTKENGHQHEENGQQSNAATYDKLDLTLRDRGPGEDPYCSIRTHGTAETNIYEPIECQIYENLAYDQVLPSTLHTDDTEEPT